In Paludibaculum fermentans, the genomic stretch TCCACCATGATCATGCGGACCTCGTCCGGAGTGGACTTGTAGATCACGGACATGATCAGGGCATTCAGCATGACGCTCTTGCCGCTGCCGGTGGAGCCGGCAATCAGCAGGTGCGGCATCTTCTCGAGTTCGGAGATACGGATGCGGCCGCTGATGTCCTTGCCCAGGGCGATGGTCAGGCGCGACGCCGACTCAATGAATTCATCGGATTCCAGGATCTGGCGCAGGCTGATCATCTCGCGCCGTGAGTTGGGCACTTCGATGCCCATGGTCGGCTTGCCGGGGATGCGCTCGATCAGGATCGACTCCGCCTGCAGGCCGAGGCACAAGTCCTCGCTCAAGGTGGTGATCTTGGCGATCTTTACTCCGGCGTCCGGCTTGAACTCGAACGTGGTGACCACGGGACCCGGGTTGATCTGCACCACATTGCCCAGCACATTGAACTCTTCGAGTTTCGACTTGATGCGGCTGGCGACGTCCTTCAGTTCGGCGCTGTCATAGCCTTCGCGTTCCGGCACGATGTTCAGCAAATTTGTGGGCGGAACCCGGAACGACGTCCGGCGGGGCGGTTCTTCCTTGGCCTTTACTGCAGGCTTCGGCAGCGGCGGAGCGGGCACGACAGCCGGGGAGAGGTCGTCTTCCAGCGAACGAATAGGGATATCCGGCTCCCACGGAGGGGCGTCCTCGACAGCGGCTCCGCCATTGCGGAAGTTGCCCGTCGAGCCGTTGGCATAGCCGTTCGTGTGGCCGTTTGAGTACACTTCGCCGTGGCCGTTCACATACTGAGGGATCTCGGTGTCGAGCCCGGCGCCTTCCATTTGCGCCACATCCGCGTTCAATCCGGCGGGACTCAGAGCCACGGCGCCGGCTGCGGCGGCAGCGGCCTTCCCCTTCAACTTGCGGCTCGCCATGGCCTGCGCCAGCAACCCGGGGGCTTCGGTGCCCTCGCCTTGCATCTGCTCATCGGCCGGGTCCATCTGCGGCTTCGGTTTCCGCTTCCATACCTTACTGAGTTGTTTCGCCAGCCATTGTTCAACCGCCTCGCCAATCGCGGCGATGGAGAAGGTCGACACCAGGTAGATGGACAGAATGAACAGGCAGGTCAACAGGATAGCGGTACCCGTGACATTCAGGATCCGGATCATGCTGCTCGCCACCAGGAAGCCGGCCACGCCGCCCACGGCAAACGCCCCGTCATAGGGAGTGAGCGGGTGCATCAGGTCCAGCGCGCCAGAGATCGAGGCGGACATGAGGCAGTAACCCAGCAGCCGGATGATGGGCGACCGCAGGCTTTTGGCGCGCATCCAGCGCAAACCGAGCCAGGCGGTGAGGAAGGGTACAACCCACGCCGTCAGACCAATTGTCTGGAACAGAAAATCGGCGAAGTGCGAGCCGACGCTGCCGATCTTATTGTGTGCGGGGGTCCGCCATGTGGCGTTATTCCAACTGGAATCAGTTGGATCGTAGGAGGCCAGAGCAAACAAAAACCCCACAGCGGCGAGGAGCAACACTATGCCCGTCACCTCTTTGAGGCGTGGAAAGCGTGTAAATAGTTTTACCTTCATCCGCCTTACCGGCGAGCGAAAGCCAGAGCAAAGCAAGTATAACAGAAGACCAGAGCGTCAGCCCTGGCCATTCTCGACGGGATAGCCGTGCTGGATCCAATCGGCCGAGAAGTTGGTATCGATGATCAAAGCCTTCAGGCGCTTGAACCCCAACTGCTTCAATTCCGCAAACGCCGGCTTCATGTTGGGGCAGTGGTCCCACGGACAGCAGCCGCAGTAGAGGACAACGTCCTGGTCCTTGGAAAGCCCGGCGGCGGCCTTCCTCAGCAACTCGATGCCTTCCGGCTTATTGCACGGCCCGACGTAGACCGAATTCGGGATGTGCTTGCTGCGATACAACACCCCAAAGCCCACATGGAAGATGGCAATCTTCTTCGCGTCCTTCCCGCCCAGCCGCTTGGCGAAGTCGGCCGGCAGAATCAGGTCGGCGTCGTTCCAACCGGCGGGCGCCGCGCTGGCAGCCACGGCCGTCAGAGCCGCCAGCGAGGTCCGCATGAGGCCGCGGCGCGACAGTCGTGGGGTTACTTCGGTACACATGCTCCAATTCTAGTCCTAATCATCCAATCCAATCCCACGTCCCGAATCGGCCTTAAACCATTCCCATCCAGTTCGATTCGCGCGGATCGCCGATTCCCACCGCTTGACTTGCCGTTCACCTCGACCCTATTATCGATATTTATATCGATTGTCAGACTCGAGGAGTTCCATGTCTGAATTCACAGGCATCAATCCAAGGCGCAGCCTGCACCCCTGGCTCCTGGTGGGCCTGCTCTGGGTCGTGGCCGCCCTGAACTACCTCGACCGGCAGGTGGCCTTCTCCATGTTCCCGCTGCTGCAACGGGATCTC encodes the following:
- a CDS encoding DNA translocase FtsK, producing MKVKLFTRFPRLKEVTGIVLLLAAVGFLFALASYDPTDSSWNNATWRTPAHNKIGSVGSHFADFLFQTIGLTAWVVPFLTAWLGLRWMRAKSLRSPIIRLLGYCLMSASISGALDLMHPLTPYDGAFAVGGVAGFLVASSMIRILNVTGTAILLTCLFILSIYLVSTFSIAAIGEAVEQWLAKQLSKVWKRKPKPQMDPADEQMQGEGTEAPGLLAQAMASRKLKGKAAAAAAGAVALSPAGLNADVAQMEGAGLDTEIPQYVNGHGEVYSNGHTNGYANGSTGNFRNGGAAVEDAPPWEPDIPIRSLEDDLSPAVVPAPPLPKPAVKAKEEPPRRTSFRVPPTNLLNIVPEREGYDSAELKDVASRIKSKLEEFNVLGNVVQINPGPVVTTFEFKPDAGVKIAKITTLSEDLCLGLQAESILIERIPGKPTMGIEVPNSRREMISLRQILESDEFIESASRLTIALGKDISGRIRISELEKMPHLLIAGSTGSGKSVMLNALIMSVIYKSTPDEVRMIMVDPKRVELGIYDGIPHLLTPVITEPKKAVNALRNAVLEMERRLKLLASYGVRNIDQFNKKIRLANDKPMSLFDENKPKDPVEEERPLPYILIVIDELADLMMLERAGVEESVIRLAQMARAVGMHLVLATQRPSVDVITGLIKANFPARISFRVATRVESRIVLDVMGAEHLLGKGDMLFLPPGTSRLLRVHGAFVTETEITDVVDFWRKQGSPDYDQSYLIAPPSDDDNDEADEADGEEDPLYRDAVRVVCEMGKASTSILQRRLRLGYGRAARILDNMQREGIIGPPDGSRPRDVLRRPGWMDAPDNDDD
- a CDS encoding rhodanese-like domain-containing protein produces the protein MCTEVTPRLSRRGLMRTSLAALTAVAASAAPAGWNDADLILPADFAKRLGGKDAKKIAIFHVGFGVLYRSKHIPNSVYVGPCNKPEGIELLRKAAAGLSKDQDVVLYCGCCPWDHCPNMKPAFAELKQLGFKRLKALIIDTNFSADWIQHGYPVENGQG